GTTTTCTACTCTTTTTGCGGGAGAGATTTATGTTTCTCCCCGTGGAAGTGATAAGAATCCCGGAACGAGGAAAGCTCCTTTTTATACATTAGACCGTGCGGTAAAACAGGCTCGTGAGTGGCGACGGCTCAAACGTCCGGAAGTTGCAGGTGGGATTTATATACGGTTGGAAAACGGTGTGTATTCCCGATATACTCCTTTATTTATCAGACCGGAAGATAGCGGTACGCCCGATTCTCCCACTGTAATTTGTGCCGTGGGGGATGATGCGAATCCCGTGATTAGTGGTGGAATCGCAGTTACCGGTTGGCGGCAAGGATGCGACGATTCAAGGATTCCCGAAGATTTGAGACGGAAGATATGGACTGCCAAAGCCCCGATGGTAGGAAACAGAAGGGTAGAAACCCGGCAGCTTTGGGTGAACGGTAACAAGGCTCAACGGGCATCACAATTCCCGGAAGGGATGATGGAACGGATGATTGATTTTAATCCGAAAGAGCAAACGATAACTATTCCCACTTCTTATACGGATAATTCCCGAAAGCTACAAGATATAATTGGTCTGCAAGATGCCGGGCAATTGGAAATGATTGTTCATCAGCGTTGGGCGATTGCCATCTTGCGGGTGAAAAGTATAGATGTGAAAGGCGGGCAGTCCGTCATTCGTTTTCACGACCCCGAAAGTCATTTGGAATTTGCCCACCCCTGGCCGCAACCCATAATCGGTGGGAAGAACGGAGAGAGTGGAGAGAAAGGTAACTCATCATTCTGCCTTACCAATGCATTGGAGTTACTGGACGAACCCGGTGAATGGTTCCAGGAATATCCTTCCGGCACGATATACTATTATCCGCGACCGGAAGATACTATGGAAACGGCGGAAGTCATTATTCCTGCCTTGGAAACTTTAATGACGGTAGACGGCACGTTGGAACGTCCAGTAAAACATGTACGGTTTGAAGGAATCACTTTTGCACATACTTCCTGGATGCGCCCTTCTTACCAGGGACATGTCACTTTGCAAGGTGGATTTCCTTTACTGGATGCCTATAAACTGCATGAGCCGGGACTGCCGGAAAAGGCGGAACTGGAGAATCAGGCATGGATTGCCCGTCCCGAAACGGCGATACGGGTGAAAGGTGCCGAATATATTGATTTCCGTCATTGTACGTTTCGGAATCTGGCTTCTACCGGACTGGATTATGAATGGGCGGTCACTGCATCTGCCGTTGAAGATTGCCACTTTACGGATATTGGTGGTACAGCCCTGTTGATGGGGGCTTTTCCTGACGGCGGGTTCGAGACACATATTCCTTTTGTTCCTTCCAATGAGCGGGAGTTATGCACGAATATTTCTGTTAGGAATAACCTCATAAGCAATGTTACCAATGAGGATTGGGGATGCGTCGGTATCGGTGCCGGGTATGTCAGGGACATTGATATTTCTCATAATGAAGTCTGCCATCTTAATTATTCGGGGATTTGTGTCGGCTGGGGATGGACATCTTCGGAAAGCGTCATGCGGAATAACCGCATCGAAGGGAATTATGTCCATCATTTTGCCCGTCGGCTTTATGATGCTGGCGGACTTTATACGTTGTCCAACCAGCCGGGTTCCGTCATGCGGAATAACCGGATAGAACATTTGATTGAAGCACCATACGCTACGAATGACCGAGCATTTTATATTTATCTGGATGAGGCGACGGACGGATATACAATGGAAAACAACTGGTGTCCGACGGAACGTTTCGACTCCAACCGCCCCGGAAAGAATAATGTATGGAAGAATAACGGCCCTCAAGTGGCAGATAGCATAAAGAACAGCGCAGGACGTATAAAAACTAAAAATAGATAATAGATGAAACCCACAAATTACCATTTATTTGATTTCCTTGATTTCGATACCGAACTGTCGAGGGATGAATCGCTTTGGAAAGCGTACAGACCGACAGCCGTTTACGAAAAGGATGGAGATATTTATGTAACAGTTCCTTTTCAGAAACAGCAGTTGGCTAATGATATGATGGCGGATACCGCCGTATCCCGGGAAGAATACACATTAATCATACGTCAGTATAATATAGGCATCACCCGTTTATTTATCGGATTCGGTGAGTATGAGTTGACAGACCGGTCGGAAATGCTGCAATTCAGTAGCAGGATTCGGAAAGTGCCTTTGTTGATACAAGAGCGGAAAGGCAAATGGATTCTTTCGACGGAAGACGGAATCAAACGTGTCGTCATCAATGTAGAAGAACCAGTATTGGACCGATGGAGTGAATTATTGCCCGACCCGCAGGAAACACTGGATATAACTTTGTATCCTGACGGAAAACGTGAAGTCCGTCTGGCGGGGTACGACCATTTCTCACCCCCTCGTTATGATGCGCTGCCTGTGGGCTTCTGCAAACGCGATGGACGGAAAGAACGTGCAACCCTTTCTTTCGAATGTAAACCCGATGAATGTTTTGCCGGTACGGGCGAACGTTTCTTCAAGATGGATTTAAGTGGACAGACTCTTTTTCTGAAGAATCAGGACGGACAAGGAGTGAATAACCGTCGTACTTATAAGAATATACCTTTCTACTTATCCAGCCGTATGTACGGAACGTTTTATCATACGTGTGCCCATAGCAAACTTTCACTGGCAGGACATTCCACCCGTTCCGTCCAATTCATGAGTGACCAGGCATTGCTGGATGCATTTGTGATAGCCGGAGATACGATGGAAGAGATTCTTCGCGGCTACCGTGACCTGACCGGTTATCCGTCTATGCCGCCCTTGTGGAGTTTCGGCGTATGGATGAGCCGTATGACTTATTTCAGTGCCGATGAAGTAAATGAAATATGCGACCGTATGCGTGCCGAACATTATCCTTGTGATGTAATCCACCTGGATACCGGATGGTTCAGAACCGACTGGCTTTGTGAATGGAAATTCAATGAGGAACGCTTCCCTGACCCGAAAGGTTTCATTCAACGAATAAAAAGGAATGGTTATCGTGTCTCCTTGTGGCAACTTCCTTATGTGGCGGAAAATGCGGAACAGATTGACGAAGCGAAAGCGAATGACTATATCGCCCCGCTGACGAAACAGCAGGATACGGACGGCTCCAATTTCTCCGCCTTGGATTATGCAGGAACTATCGACTTCACCTATCCGAAAGCAACCGAATGGTACAAAGGATTATTGAAACAGCTTTTGGACATGGGAGTGACCTGTATCAAAACCGATTTCGGTGAGAATATCCATATGGACGCTCTTTACAAAGGCATGAAACCGGAATTGCTGAATAACCTCTATGCTTTGCTCTATCAGAAAGCCGCATACGAAATAACGAAAGAAGTGACTGGTGATGGCATTGTATGGGCACGTGCCGCATGGGCGGGATGTCAGCGGTATCCTTTGCATTGGGGTGGCGATTCGTGCAGTTCATGGGACGGAATGGCGGGTTCTCTCAAAGGCGGGCTGCATTTCGGACTGTCGGGCTTTGCTTTTTGGAGCCATGATGTTCCCGGTTTCCATACATTGCCCAATTTTATGAATTCAATCGTAGCGGACGATGTATATATGCGTTGGACGCAATTCGGTGTATTCACGTCACATATCCGTTATCACGGAACCAACAAACGCGAGCCCTGGCATTATCCGGCAATTGCCCCGTTGGTGAAGAAATGGTGGAAGTTACGCTATTCGCTGATTCCATATATCGTGGAACAGAGCAGGATTGCCATAGAAAGTGGCTATCCATTGTTGCAGGCGCTTATCCTGCATCACCCGGAAGATAAGCTCTGCTGGCATATAGATGACGAGTATTACTTTGGCAATGACTTTCTGGTCGCTCCGGTGATGAATAGTGAGAACCGAAGAGATGTCTATCTTCCCGAAGGCAAATGGGTGAACTTCTTTACGGGCGAACGTCTGGAAGGAGCATGCTGGTTGAAAGATGTATATGTGCCGTTGGAAGAAATGCCGGTATATGTACGTGAGGATGCCGAACTACCGATATATCCGGAAGACGTGGACTGCACGGACGAAATGGATTTAAGCAAGAGCATATCCCTACACATTGACAGGAATTACAAGGGATTCTGGAATAGATAAAATAGAATAAATAAAAAATGGCAGAGTATGAAAACATGGAAAACTAATTTGGAAGAAACAAAACAACGTTATATAAACTGGTGGAATCATAAAGGAATCATTCTCAATATGTGGGAGCACTTCCAGGAAGGAGTGCAGCCGCATGCCGAGATTGCACCGCCCGTACCGGCAAAGGATTTGTCGCAGAAGTGGTTCGACCCTCAATGGAGAGCGGAATACTTAGACTGGTATGTGGCACACAGCAGCTTGATGGCGGATATCCTTCCAGTGGCAAATACCCAACTGGGCCCCGGTTCTTTGGCAGCTATCCTGGGCGGTGTTTTTGAAGGGGGAGAAGATACTATCTGGATTCATCCCGACCCGGACTTTACTGATGAAATCATTTTCAATCCCGAGCATCCGAACTGGATTCTTCACAAAGAACTTCTGAAAGCCTGCAAGGCGAAGGCCAATGACAACTACTTTGTGGGTATGCCCGACTTGATGGAAGGGCTGGATGTCCTGGCGGCATTGAAAGGAACAGATAAAGTATTGCTGGATACGGTAATGCAACCCGAAATTCTCGAACAGCAGATGCAGCAAATCAACGACATCTATTTCAAAGTGTTTGATGAATTGTACGATATTATCCGTGAGGGGGACGAGATGGCTTTCTGTTATTTCTCATCGTGGGCTCCCGGAAAGATGAGCAAGCTGCAAAGTGATATTTCGACCATGATTAGCCAGGATGACTACCGTCGGTTTGTACAACCGTTCATCCGTGAGCAATGTCAGAAGATTGACTATACTCTTTATCACTTGGACGGAGTAGGAGCCATGCATCATCTGCCTGCCTTGCTTGAAATAGAAGAACTGAACGCTATCCAATGGACTCCCGGTGTGGGTGAACCGCAAGGGGGCTCTCCGAAATGGTACGATTTATACAAGAAGATACTGGCAGGCGGAAAGAGCGTGATGGCTTGTTGGGTGACATTGGATGAACTGAAACCTTTATTGGATACTATCGGAGCGGACGGTGTACACTTGGAGATGGACTTCCATAATGAAAAGGAAGTGGAACAGGCAATGCGGATTATAGAAGAATATACAGGTTCTTCCGCATCTGCTGTCACCAATGAATCTCAACCGGATACAGGTTTAGCTATCGGGCAGGAGAGCATTTGTATAAAAGAAGAACAACACGAAGAAGAGGATAAACTGAAACCTCTGTATGAAGCAATCGTTGCCGGAAAGTTGGAACCTGCGGTGGAAGTCACCAAGCAGGCTATTGCCGACGGAGCAGTTCCTCAGGAGATTATCAATAACTATATGATAAAGGCGATGGGTGAAGTAGGGCAACGTTTCCAGGATGGGAAAGCTTTTGTTCCCCAACTATTGATGGCGGGACGTGCCATGAAAGGTGCTTTGGAACTGCTGAAACCGTTGCTGGCTGGCAGTGCTTCGACCACAATCGGCAAAATAGTGATTGGTACGGTGAAAGGTGATTTGCATGATATTGGTAAGAATCTAGTGGCTTCCATGCTCGAAGGTTGTGGATTTGAAGTAATCAACATCGGCATTGATGTGACCTGTGACAAGTTTGTGGAAGCTGTGAAAGAGAACCATGCCGATATATTATGCATGAGCGCTTTATTAACTACTACCATGACTTACATGAAAGACGTTATTCAGGCATTGGAAGATGCCGGGATTCGTGAACAAGTGAAAGTCATGATTGGCGGAGCACCCGTGAGCCAGGGATTTGCGGATGAAATTGGAGCGGACGGATATAGTGATAATGCCAATACAGCCGTGGCAGTTGCCAAAGAACTGATAGGGAATAAAAAATAGAAGAAAAGGCACGGATTACACGGATTAACACGGCTCTTAATTGCGTAGCCTCTTAAAACCGTGAAATCCGTGTAATCCGCGCCTAAAAGAAAATTAGATTTAAATTTACGTTACTTATTTAATACTTGAATTATGCACGTGAAATTCTTAGATACATTAGACTGGGGTATTCTGATTGCTTACTTCCTGATTCTGATAGCCATTGGTATATGGGCAAGTTCGAAACGAAAAAAAGGAAGCAGTCTTTTCCTTGCGGAAAACTCGTTGAGGTGGTATCACATCGGATTCTCCATGTGGGGGACAAATGTAGGGCCATCCATGTTGATTGCATCCGCAAGTGCCGGATTTACTACCGGCATCGTTTCGGGTAATTATGCCTGGTATGCATTTGTCTTTATCTGTCTGCTTGCCTTTGTCTTCGCTCCCCGGTATTTGGGGAGCCGTGTCACGACGTTGCCCGAGTTTATGGGAAAACGTTTCGGGCAGTCTACCCGTAATATATTGGCGTGGTACACTATTGTCACGATTCTTATTTCATGGCTGGCACTGACGTTGTTTGCCGGTGGAGTTCTGATTCGCCAGGTATTTGATATTCCTATGTGGCAGTCGGCATTGTTGTTACTTGTCATTTCCGCCTTCTTTACGATGTTGGGCGGCTTGAAAGCGGTGGCATATACGAATGTCTATCAAATGATATTGTTAATTGTGGTATCAGCGACATTGGCTATCATGGGAATCTATAAGGTAGGCGGTGTAGGAGCATTGGTGGATGCGGTTCCGGCAGACTACTGGAATCTTTTCCGTTCGAATGACGACCCCGCCTTTCCATGGTTGCCTATTATTCTGGGGTATCCTGTGATGGGAGTCTGGTTTTGGTGTACAGACCAGTCAATGGTACAGCCTGTTCTGGCAGCCAAAAGCCTGAAAGAAGGTCAGGCGGGAACGAACTTTACCGGATGGCTGAAAATATTGGACGTACCTCTTTACATTCTTCCCGGTATTATCTGCCTGGCTCTTTTCCCTCAACTGGAAAATCCGGATGAGGCTTATATGACGATGGTTACCCATTTGTTTCCGGTAGGCATGGTCGGTCTGGTATTGGCTGTATTGACGGCAGCGCTGGTTAGTACCATCGGTTCTGCTCTGAATGCATTGAGTACGGTGTTCACTATGGATATCTATGTGAAGAAAATCAGACCTCAGGCAAAACAGAAAGAGATAATCAGGGTTGGTCAAGTAGTTACAGTAGTCGGGGCATTGGTATCTGTCATTATAACGATAGCTATTGACAGCATCAAAGGCCTGAACCTGTTTAATGTTTTCCAGTCTGTATTGGGATTTATAGCTCCGCCGATGGCAGCGGTATTCCTCTTCGGCGTATTTTGGAAACGCACGACTACTTTGGCTGCTAATATGGCTTTGACGTTGGGAACCGTTTTTAGTATCGGAGTGGGAGTTCTGTATCTATGGGTGTTTCCGGCGGAAGAGTACACAGCATGGCCGCATTTTATGTTGTTGTCTTTCTACTTGTTTGTATTCATCGGTATCGGTATGATAGTGGTCAGCTTGTTGGATAAAACTCCTCAACTGGGGATATTGAATATGGAAAAGATTGAAGAAAAGCCTGCACGGATAGTGCTTGTCATGTGGGGATTGCTTATAGTGACAATGATTGGACTTTATGTCTTCTTCAATGGTCACTAGCAGAAACTCTCCAGCTAAGAATGGAAAATGCTAGTTATGTTTTCTTTTACGAAAACAATTTTCATAGGTACACAGTCCGCAAGTATATTCCTGCTTGCGGACATTGGAACCTATTCCAATAACACCGCTCACAGATTTGATAGGAACCATCAGACTGGAATCTGTCAACCGGATACCACATGGTGAGCCATCCGGAAATAAGGAGAATAGCTTCTGTTGTTCCGATACGTGCCAGCCACAATAACCGGGACTGTATCGGTTGGTATGCTTCCAACCTTTATCTTTCATAAATTCCGCCAACTCCTTTTCCATGTAATCTGCTGTCTTTTCCGCTATGATGCTTCCTAATGAGTCCGCTATATAAACTTTCACCATATCGTCTTCTTTTTGAAGGACGTGCTGGAACTCCTCAAATTCAGTTCCGGCAGTTGCGACAAAGAAAGCATAAGATTCCGAACCTCGTAATTGGCGTGCAATGGTTTTGCCGATAGAAAATACTGTATCTTCTACGGTAAGTGTCTCTTTTGATACATCAAGTGTCCCGTCAGTAATGAAAAAGAAGAAACGGGGATGGAGAAGGGGAGTGACGCGTTGTTGTAAAGCGTCGGTTTCTTCTATAACCATTTGGTCAGGCATAGAATCTTTATATCCCATCGCCTCGTAGATTTCGGACGATGGGATTTGTAAATCTTTATAAGTAAGCTCTTGTTCAAGCATTAATTATGTAGCATTAACCGGATATAATTATTGAATCCGGGATTTGTTGAATTCTTCCAATGCTGAATAAAATGCATCTATATTCGCTAATGGCGTATGGGGTGGTATATCGCAACCGCTTGACAATACGAAGTTCGGATATTCACGGGTGGTTTCCAGTAATTGCAGTGTTGCCTGCTTCATCTCTTCCGGCCCTGCCATCTTGAAAAGACTTACGGGGTCTAAATTACCCATTGCAAGGGCATCGGAAGGAACTTCCTTCAAGGCTTCTTCCATCTTAACCTTGTTCCCGAAATGATAGGCCGCCGCGCCGGTATAAACCATAGCTTGCGTACAGTTTCCCGTGTTTCCGCAGTTATGAAGTACCACGGTGAAGTTGTCATCCTGCACTTTTTCTACTATTTCCTTGACAAACAAGGAAGAATATTGCAGGCAATCTTCATTGGACAATAATCCGGCAGCAGGTTCCGCCATTACTACCCCGTTTACTCCGGTTGCTTTCAAAGCCATGCAATAACGGGTAATGAAATCACTGCATTTTCTCAGTAACGTATTAGCTGCTTCAGGATTGATATAAATCAGCATCATGATTTCCGACATGTCATACAAACGTCCTGCCAGTGAGTAGGGGCCGATGCAACCCGCAAACACAGGGCGGTCGGTGATATTTTTGGCGGCCAGCATGTTCGCTTTCAGATACTCTGGGATTCTTCCTTTATTTAATGCCGGAATCTCCAGCCTTTCAATCGCATCTTCGTCTGCCAGCAAACGACCGGACACACTGGGAACTTCATTTTCAGGAAAGATTATTTCTGCTCCGAAGGCTTCCGCTTCTACTGTCAAATCCATGATAACAGTTGCCGCTGCGGCAGGATATTTATCACAAAGAGCTTTTATCGCTTCATAATGAACTTGTCCGTTTGTCACTGCGTCATGCACTGTTTTTCTGATAAATTCGATACCCGGATGTGTCATGATAGGAATAGCAAGCGTTTCTTTACTTTGAACCGCCTGGCTAATCCATTCTTTCATATTCAGTTTGCCCATAATTTCTTTTTTTTGGTTCGTCTTATATAAAGACGATATTGTCTCTCTTTTGTAATCTTGAAACAGGTATAAAAATAAAGCTGCCCTTCAAAAAGAAGAACAGCTTCATATCTGTTTGATTTATCTTCAGGCTTTATTTTACCGGAATCTTATCAATACGGTTCTGATGGCGTCCGCCTTCAAACTGTGTAGAGAAGAACTCTGTCAAAATCATGTCCGCTTCTTCAGTGCTGATAAAGCGTCCCGGCATCACCAGAATATTGGCGTCATTGTGCTGACGGGCCAAGTGTGCGATTTCTGCGTTCCAGCAGAGTGCGGCACGAATTCCCTGATGCTTGTTCAGCGTCATATTGATTCCGTTTCCGCTGCCACAGATAGCGATACCGGGATAACATTCGCCCGATTCCACTGCGAGGGCAAGCGGATGGGCATAGTCCGGATAGTCTACGCTTGCGGTAGAGTTTGTTCCGAAGTCTTTGTAAGCCCAGCCTTTTGCTTCCAGCCAGCCGCGAACATATTCTTTCAGTTCAAAGCCGGCATGGTCGCATGCTAATCCGATTGTTTTCATTAGAGCATTGCTTTTACTTGGTTATATACGTTCTCGGCTGTAAATCCAAGTTTCTCGTCCAATACTGTGTAAGGAGCGGAGAAACCGAAAGATTCCAATCCCCAAACCTTACCGTGGCAACCTACCAGACCTTGAAGAGTGACAGGCAAGCCGGCAGTCATACCGAAGATTTTTGCGTCTGACGGAAGAATCGCTTCCTGATATTCTTTAGGCTGGCTGCGGAACAGGCCTTCGGATGGAGCGGATACGATACGTACCTTTACGCCATCTTTGCGAAGCAGTTCTGTGCCGGCCACCAAAGTAGCGACTTCAGAGCCGGAAGCTACCAAAATAACATCGGGGTTTTCGTCAGAACCTGCTACGATATAAGCACCTTTGGCTGCTTGTTCGTAATCGGTTCCTGCCGGAAGGTTGGCGATATTCTGACGGGAGAAAATCAAGCCGGTCGGAGTGGACATATTTTCCATGGCAAGTTTCCATGCGATGGTTGTTTCTTCCACATCAGCCGGGCGAAGTACCAACATAGAGTTGTGTCCCTTATGGTTTTTCAGTTTCTCCATCAGGCGGATTTGTGCTTCCTGTTCTACCGGTTCGTGAGTAGGACCGTCTTCACCTACACGGAATGCATCGTGCGTCCAGATGAATTTTACGGGTTGTTCCATC
The DNA window shown above is from Bacteroides faecium and carries:
- a CDS encoding corrinoid protein (Presence of a B(12) (cobalamin)-binding domain implies dependence on cobalamin itself, in one of its several forms, or in some unusual lineages, dependence on a cobalamin-like analog.); translation: MKTWKTNLEETKQRYINWWNHKGIILNMWEHFQEGVQPHAEIAPPVPAKDLSQKWFDPQWRAEYLDWYVAHSSLMADILPVANTQLGPGSLAAILGGVFEGGEDTIWIHPDPDFTDEIIFNPEHPNWILHKELLKACKAKANDNYFVGMPDLMEGLDVLAALKGTDKVLLDTVMQPEILEQQMQQINDIYFKVFDELYDIIREGDEMAFCYFSSWAPGKMSKLQSDISTMISQDDYRRFVQPFIREQCQKIDYTLYHLDGVGAMHHLPALLEIEELNAIQWTPGVGEPQGGSPKWYDLYKKILAGGKSVMACWVTLDELKPLLDTIGADGVHLEMDFHNEKEVEQAMRIIEEYTGSSASAVTNESQPDTGLAIGQESICIKEEQHEEEDKLKPLYEAIVAGKLEPAVEVTKQAIADGAVPQEIINNYMIKAMGEVGQRFQDGKAFVPQLLMAGRAMKGALELLKPLLAGSASTTIGKIVIGTVKGDLHDIGKNLVASMLEGCGFEVINIGIDVTCDKFVEAVKENHADILCMSALLTTTMTYMKDVIQALEDAGIREQVKVMIGGAPVSQGFADEIGADGYSDNANTAVAVAKELIGNKK
- a CDS encoding glycoside hydrolase family 31 protein, whose protein sequence is MKPTNYHLFDFLDFDTELSRDESLWKAYRPTAVYEKDGDIYVTVPFQKQQLANDMMADTAVSREEYTLIIRQYNIGITRLFIGFGEYELTDRSEMLQFSSRIRKVPLLIQERKGKWILSTEDGIKRVVINVEEPVLDRWSELLPDPQETLDITLYPDGKREVRLAGYDHFSPPRYDALPVGFCKRDGRKERATLSFECKPDECFAGTGERFFKMDLSGQTLFLKNQDGQGVNNRRTYKNIPFYLSSRMYGTFYHTCAHSKLSLAGHSTRSVQFMSDQALLDAFVIAGDTMEEILRGYRDLTGYPSMPPLWSFGVWMSRMTYFSADEVNEICDRMRAEHYPCDVIHLDTGWFRTDWLCEWKFNEERFPDPKGFIQRIKRNGYRVSLWQLPYVAENAEQIDEAKANDYIAPLTKQQDTDGSNFSALDYAGTIDFTYPKATEWYKGLLKQLLDMGVTCIKTDFGENIHMDALYKGMKPELLNNLYALLYQKAAYEITKEVTGDGIVWARAAWAGCQRYPLHWGGDSCSSWDGMAGSLKGGLHFGLSGFAFWSHDVPGFHTLPNFMNSIVADDVYMRWTQFGVFTSHIRYHGTNKREPWHYPAIAPLVKKWWKLRYSLIPYIVEQSRIAIESGYPLLQALILHHPEDKLCWHIDDEYYFGNDFLVAPVMNSENRRDVYLPEGKWVNFFTGERLEGACWLKDVYVPLEEMPVYVREDAELPIYPEDVDCTDEMDLSKSISLHIDRNYKGFWNR
- a CDS encoding uroporphyrinogen decarboxylase family protein → MGKLNMKEWISQAVQSKETLAIPIMTHPGIEFIRKTVHDAVTNGQVHYEAIKALCDKYPAAAATVIMDLTVEAEAFGAEIIFPENEVPSVSGRLLADEDAIERLEIPALNKGRIPEYLKANMLAAKNITDRPVFAGCIGPYSLAGRLYDMSEIMMLIYINPEAANTLLRKCSDFITRYCMALKATGVNGVVMAEPAAGLLSNEDCLQYSSLFVKEIVEKVQDDNFTVVLHNCGNTGNCTQAMVYTGAAAYHFGNKVKMEEALKEVPSDALAMGNLDPVSLFKMAGPEEMKQATLQLLETTREYPNFVLSSGCDIPPHTPLANIDAFYSALEEFNKSRIQ
- the rpiB gene encoding ribose 5-phosphate isomerase B, producing the protein MKTIGLACDHAGFELKEYVRGWLEAKGWAYKDFGTNSTASVDYPDYAHPLALAVESGECYPGIAICGSGNGINMTLNKHQGIRAALCWNAEIAHLARQHNDANILVMPGRFISTEEADMILTEFFSTQFEGGRHQNRIDKIPVK
- a CDS encoding right-handed parallel beta-helix repeat-containing protein, whose product is MKKTFIYLILSSFFGLFSTLFAGEIYVSPRGSDKNPGTRKAPFYTLDRAVKQAREWRRLKRPEVAGGIYIRLENGVYSRYTPLFIRPEDSGTPDSPTVICAVGDDANPVISGGIAVTGWRQGCDDSRIPEDLRRKIWTAKAPMVGNRRVETRQLWVNGNKAQRASQFPEGMMERMIDFNPKEQTITIPTSYTDNSRKLQDIIGLQDAGQLEMIVHQRWAIAILRVKSIDVKGGQSVIRFHDPESHLEFAHPWPQPIIGGKNGESGEKGNSSFCLTNALELLDEPGEWFQEYPSGTIYYYPRPEDTMETAEVIIPALETLMTVDGTLERPVKHVRFEGITFAHTSWMRPSYQGHVTLQGGFPLLDAYKLHEPGLPEKAELENQAWIARPETAIRVKGAEYIDFRHCTFRNLASTGLDYEWAVTASAVEDCHFTDIGGTALLMGAFPDGGFETHIPFVPSNERELCTNISVRNNLISNVTNEDWGCVGIGAGYVRDIDISHNEVCHLNYSGICVGWGWTSSESVMRNNRIEGNYVHHFARRLYDAGGLYTLSNQPGSVMRNNRIEHLIEAPYATNDRAFYIYLDEATDGYTMENNWCPTERFDSNRPGKNNVWKNNGPQVADSIKNSAGRIKTKNR
- a CDS encoding vitamin B12 dependent-methionine synthase activation domain-containing protein, whose protein sequence is MLEQELTYKDLQIPSSEIYEAMGYKDSMPDQMVIEETDALQQRVTPLLHPRFFFFITDGTLDVSKETLTVEDTVFSIGKTIARQLRGSESYAFFVATAGTEFEEFQHVLQKEDDMVKVYIADSLGSIIAEKTADYMEKELAEFMKDKGWKHTNRYSPGYCGWHVSEQQKLFSLFPDGSPCGIRLTDSSLMVPIKSVSGVIGIGSNVRKQEYTCGLCTYENCFRKRKHN
- a CDS encoding sodium:solute symporter, giving the protein MHVKFLDTLDWGILIAYFLILIAIGIWASSKRKKGSSLFLAENSLRWYHIGFSMWGTNVGPSMLIASASAGFTTGIVSGNYAWYAFVFICLLAFVFAPRYLGSRVTTLPEFMGKRFGQSTRNILAWYTIVTILISWLALTLFAGGVLIRQVFDIPMWQSALLLLVISAFFTMLGGLKAVAYTNVYQMILLIVVSATLAIMGIYKVGGVGALVDAVPADYWNLFRSNDDPAFPWLPIILGYPVMGVWFWCTDQSMVQPVLAAKSLKEGQAGTNFTGWLKILDVPLYILPGIICLALFPQLENPDEAYMTMVTHLFPVGMVGLVLAVLTAALVSTIGSALNALSTVFTMDIYVKKIRPQAKQKEIIRVGQVVTVVGALVSVIITIAIDSIKGLNLFNVFQSVLGFIAPPMAAVFLFGVFWKRTTTLAANMALTLGTVFSIGVGVLYLWVFPAEEYTAWPHFMLLSFYLFVFIGIGMIVVSLLDKTPQLGILNMEKIEEKPARIVLVMWGLLIVTMIGLYVFFNGH